Proteins from a genomic interval of Tolypothrix sp. NIES-4075:
- the murB gene encoding UDP-N-acetylmuramate dehydrogenase has product MTISQAAENVCKVSTLATSKQETVNSIDKKVYIIGSDFAIKSQASLAAVTSYRVGGPAEWYAAPRNLAALEASVKYAKEHNLPVTILGAGSNLLVSDRGISGLVIATRHLRHSHFDPQTGRLTVAAGESIPSLAWQAADLGWSGLEWAVGIPGTVGGAVVMNAGAHSSCVANMLVSAEVLSPDGTLEIVTPDQLGYAYRTSLLQGSDRIVTQATFQLKPGADPALVVAATKQHKQHRLTTQPYNFPSCGSVFRNPKPHSAGWLIEQTGLKGYQIGGAQVAQLHANFIVNRGGAKANDIFGLIRHIQQRVQDRWSILLEPEVKMIGDFQPV; this is encoded by the coding sequence ATGACAATTTCCCAGGCAGCTGAAAACGTCTGCAAAGTTTCTACCTTAGCGACAAGTAAGCAAGAAACAGTTAATTCTATCGACAAGAAAGTTTACATAATCGGTAGCGATTTTGCAATCAAGTCTCAGGCTTCCCTCGCAGCGGTTACTTCCTACAGAGTTGGGGGACCCGCCGAATGGTACGCAGCTCCGCGAAACTTAGCAGCACTAGAAGCAAGTGTAAAGTATGCAAAAGAACATAATTTACCAGTAACAATACTCGGTGCTGGCTCTAACTTGTTGGTAAGCGATCGCGGTATATCCGGTTTAGTTATCGCGACTCGTCATCTGCGCCACAGCCACTTTGACCCCCAAACAGGTCGATTAACAGTTGCAGCAGGAGAATCAATCCCCAGCTTGGCTTGGCAAGCAGCAGATTTGGGTTGGTCGGGATTAGAATGGGCGGTTGGCATCCCCGGAACCGTCGGCGGTGCGGTTGTGATGAATGCTGGGGCACACAGTAGCTGTGTAGCTAATATGTTAGTCAGCGCCGAAGTGCTTTCACCTGATGGCACATTAGAAATTGTCACCCCCGATCAGTTGGGTTACGCCTATCGGACTTCGTTACTACAAGGAAGCGATCGCATAGTCACCCAAGCCACCTTCCAACTTAAGCCAGGGGCAGATCCGGCTTTAGTTGTAGCCGCAACAAAACAACACAAACAACATCGTTTGACCACTCAACCCTACAACTTCCCCAGCTGTGGTAGTGTATTCCGCAATCCGAAACCTCATAGCGCAGGCTGGTTAATTGAACAAACCGGTCTTAAAGGCTATCAAATAGGCGGAGCGCAAGTAGCACAACTCCACGCTAATTTTATCGTCAATCGTGGCGGGGCAAAAGCTAACGATATCTTTGGTCTAATCCGCCACATTCAGCAGCGGGTACAAGACCGCTGGTCGATTTTGTTAGAGCCAGAAGTCAAAATGATCGGAGATTTTCAACCAGTGTGA
- a CDS encoding YbaB/EbfC family nucleoid-associated protein has protein sequence MAEKGQGFGFGLGKMKELAEAFKKAQQVQEGAKKLQEELEQMEILGESGGGLVKVIVSGNQEPKRVEISPTALEEGADVLSDLVTAAMKDAYNKSTATMRDRMEDLTSGLELPGF, from the coding sequence ATGGCAGAAAAAGGACAGGGATTTGGCTTCGGCTTAGGAAAAATGAAGGAACTCGCCGAAGCGTTTAAAAAAGCGCAGCAAGTTCAAGAAGGCGCGAAAAAACTCCAAGAAGAATTGGAGCAAATGGAAATTTTGGGAGAGTCTGGTGGTGGTCTGGTCAAGGTGATTGTCAGCGGAAACCAAGAACCAAAGCGCGTGGAAATTTCCCCAACTGCTCTAGAAGAAGGTGCAGATGTACTTTCCGACCTTGTGACAGCAGCAATGAAAGATGCTTACAACAAGTCCACTGCGACAATGCGCGATCGCATGGAAGACTTGACCAGTGGGCTAGAGCTTCCCGGATTTTAG
- a CDS encoding low molecular weight protein-tyrosine-phosphatase has translation MPYKLLFVCLGNICRSPSAENIMYHLIEQAGLSESILCDSAGTSSYHIGSPPDRRMSAAATQKLGIKLRGSARQFQKSDFQDFDLILAMDRENYEDILSLDPTGLYRQKVRLMCDFCSGYTISEVPDPYYGGSEGFNQVIDLLVDACQGLLKHVTSQ, from the coding sequence ATGCCTTATAAGCTGCTTTTTGTCTGCCTGGGGAACATTTGCCGTTCGCCATCGGCAGAAAATATCATGTATCATTTAATCGAGCAGGCAGGCTTGAGCGAAAGCATCCTCTGTGACTCTGCTGGGACATCTAGTTACCACATTGGTAGCCCACCTGACAGACGCATGAGTGCTGCGGCTACTCAAAAGTTGGGAATTAAACTACGTGGTTCAGCCCGACAGTTTCAAAAGTCAGATTTTCAAGATTTTGATTTGATTTTGGCTATGGATCGAGAGAATTATGAGGATATCCTCTCTCTCGATCCAACTGGGCTGTATCGTCAGAAAGTGCGCTTGATGTGTGACTTTTGTTCTGGGTACACTATTTCCGAAGTTCCAGACCCTTATTATGGCGGTTCAGAGGGATTTAATCAGGTGATTGATTTACTGGTAGATGCTTGTCAAGGTCTGCTGAAACACGTTACCAGTCAGTAA
- a CDS encoding response regulator transcription factor: protein MPLTILVVDDDLGTRLSISDYLELSGYIVITADDGQEALEIVEEYHPDLIVTDIVMPRMNGYELVRQVRQKPAFRLLPVILLTARIKTQERILGYQSGCDLYLPKPFELEELAAAIRNLLERSQIIQSEYGFSHQENPGNSAPKVADSHNHVNHFEKGEVLLSLSSREQEVLYLLTHGLSNAQMGNQLHLSPRTVEKYVSSLLKKTDTNNRAELVRFAITHGLVK from the coding sequence ATGCCCTTGACGATCCTTGTAGTGGATGACGACCTGGGCACTCGTCTGTCTATCAGCGATTATCTTGAGCTGTCTGGCTATATAGTAATTACAGCTGATGACGGTCAAGAGGCTCTAGAGATTGTGGAAGAGTACCATCCTGATTTGATTGTCACCGATATTGTCATGCCACGAATGAATGGCTATGAATTGGTGCGCCAGGTGCGTCAAAAACCAGCGTTTCGTTTGTTACCGGTAATTTTGTTAACGGCAAGAATTAAGACTCAGGAAAGAATCTTGGGCTATCAGTCAGGGTGCGATTTATATTTGCCCAAGCCTTTTGAGTTAGAAGAGTTAGCCGCAGCGATTCGGAATTTATTAGAGCGATCGCAAATCATTCAATCAGAGTATGGCTTTTCTCATCAAGAAAATCCAGGTAATTCTGCGCCTAAAGTTGCTGACTCTCATAATCATGTTAATCATTTTGAGAAGGGAGAAGTACTTTTATCTTTAAGTTCTAGAGAACAGGAAGTCCTCTACCTGTTAACTCATGGTCTTTCTAATGCCCAGATGGGTAATCAGTTACATTTGAGTCCTCGGACAGTAGAAAAGTACGTTAGCAGCTTACTAAAGAAAACTGATACCAACAACCGCGCTGAACTGGTGCGTTTTGCGATTACGCACGGTTTAGTTAAATAA
- the smpB gene encoding SsrA-binding protein SmpB, producing the protein MSEKSDSYKVVSDNRQARYLYEILETYEAGVQLTGTEVKSIRAGKVNLQDGYALIRDNEAWLLNVHISPYTASGQYFNHEPRRTRKLLLHRQEIRKLIGKVEQQGLTLVPLKMYLKRGLVKVSIALGKGKKLHDKREDLKRRQDQRDIQRAMKNY; encoded by the coding sequence ATGAGCGAGAAAAGCGACAGTTACAAAGTTGTAAGCGATAATCGGCAAGCGCGTTATTTGTACGAAATCCTGGAAACCTACGAGGCTGGAGTTCAGTTGACAGGCACCGAGGTTAAGTCAATCCGTGCGGGAAAAGTTAATCTCCAAGATGGCTATGCTTTGATTCGCGATAACGAAGCATGGCTTTTGAACGTACATATCTCCCCTTACACTGCTAGCGGACAATATTTTAACCATGAACCGCGCCGCACGCGCAAGCTGCTACTGCATCGCCAAGAAATCCGCAAGCTAATTGGCAAGGTGGAACAGCAAGGTTTAACTTTAGTCCCTTTGAAAATGTATCTGAAACGAGGTTTAGTAAAAGTAAGTATCGCTCTAGGCAAAGGTAAAAAGCTCCACGATAAGCGAGAAGACTTGAAGCGACGCCAAGATCAACGCGATATTCAACGGGCGATGAAGAATTATTAA
- a CDS encoding WGxxGxxG family protein — MKSNLTKVIGASVFALSMTMLPLTLPAQAQSNGGTSNTTTDGTTTTAPSTTTRTDERNDFDWGWLGLTGLLGLAGLAGKNRREDTTRYRDPNAVGTSTYKE; from the coding sequence ATGAAAAGTAATCTCACCAAAGTTATTGGCGCTAGCGTTTTTGCGTTGAGTATGACAATGTTGCCTTTAACATTACCTGCACAAGCTCAATCTAATGGTGGAACCAGCAACACCACCACAGATGGAACCACAACAACTGCCCCAAGCACAACAACAAGAACTGACGAAAGAAATGATTTTGATTGGGGTTGGTTAGGATTAACAGGTTTATTAGGTCTAGCAGGTTTAGCTGGTAAAAACCGCCGCGAAGACACAACTCGCTATCGCGACCCAAACGCCGTAGGTACTTCGACTTACAAAGAATAA
- a CDS encoding IctB family putative bicarbonate transporter: protein MNLVWQRFTLSYLPLKQYLTTSYLHRFLVGLLSSWRQGSILMQWGDTIAAALLSVVYALAPFVSTTLIGLLLTGCVGFWLLLTLSDEAAPGTPSVTPIHLLVLLYWAVAAVATALSPVKKVAINDLTTLTLYLLLFALCARVLRSPRIRSWMIVLYLHVSLIVSIYGMRQWFFGAPPLATWVDQESAFSKTTRVYSYLGNPNLLAGYLLPAVVFSLVAMFVWQGWIKKALALTMFVVNTACLIFTFSRGGWIGLVVALLIVMGLLVYWWSIEMPPFWRTWSLPIILGGLIGVLLLAVIFVEPVRLRVVSIFADRSKDSSNNFRRNVWDAVFEMIRDRPIIGIGPGHGSFNKIYPLYQHPRYSALSAYSILLEVTVETGFIGLAAFLWLLIVTFNTAFLQMQRLRKLRSADGFWLIGAIATMAGMLAHGTVDTVFYRPEVNSVWWLVVGLIASYYTYTPQDQS from the coding sequence ATGAATTTAGTCTGGCAAAGATTCACTTTATCTTACCTGCCGCTCAAACAATATCTCACCACTAGCTACCTGCACCGTTTTCTAGTCGGGTTGTTGAGTTCCTGGCGGCAAGGCAGTATCCTAATGCAATGGGGAGACACAATCGCGGCTGCTTTATTGAGTGTCGTGTATGCTCTTGCGCCTTTTGTATCGACTACACTTATCGGGTTATTGCTGACAGGTTGTGTGGGATTTTGGCTGTTGTTGACTTTATCAGACGAAGCCGCACCCGGAACACCATCAGTCACTCCGATTCACCTGCTGGTATTGCTTTACTGGGCTGTTGCTGCTGTCGCTACAGCATTATCACCAGTAAAAAAGGTGGCGATTAACGATTTGACAACGTTGACGCTCTATTTATTGCTGTTTGCCCTTTGTGCTAGGGTGTTGAGGTCGCCTCGCATCCGCTCTTGGATGATTGTCCTTTACTTGCACGTATCCCTAATTGTCAGTATTTACGGGATGCGGCAATGGTTTTTTGGCGCTCCTCCCTTAGCAACTTGGGTCGATCAAGAATCTGCTTTTTCTAAGACTACAAGGGTCTATAGTTATTTGGGCAATCCTAACTTACTTGCCGGATACCTTCTACCCGCTGTGGTTTTCAGCTTGGTTGCCATGTTTGTATGGCAAGGTTGGATTAAGAAAGCTCTAGCATTAACGATGTTTGTTGTCAATACTGCTTGCCTAATTTTTACTTTTAGTCGTGGTGGCTGGATTGGGCTAGTTGTGGCACTTCTAATTGTGATGGGATTGTTGGTTTATTGGTGGAGTATAGAAATGCCTCCTTTTTGGCGAACTTGGTCGCTACCGATTATTTTAGGAGGTTTGATTGGGGTATTGCTGCTAGCGGTGATATTTGTAGAGCCAGTACGTTTGCGGGTTGTGAGTATTTTTGCCGATCGCAGCAAAGACAGCAGTAATAATTTTCGCCGCAATGTTTGGGATGCTGTTTTTGAAATGATTCGCGATCGCCCAATTATCGGTATTGGTCCTGGTCACGGCTCTTTTAATAAAATTTACCCACTTTACCAACACCCTCGTTATAGTGCTTTGAGTGCCTATTCGATTTTATTGGAGGTGACTGTAGAAACTGGCTTTATTGGTTTAGCCGCTTTCCTCTGGTTGCTAATAGTAACTTTTAATACAGCATTTTTGCAAATGCAACGGTTGCGAAAATTGAGAAGTGCCGATGGCTTTTGGTTAATTGGAGCGATCGCCACAATGGCAGGTATGCTCGCTCATGGCACAGTAGATACTGTCTTTTATCGTCCTGAAGTCAATAGCGTTTGGTGGCTAGTAGTTGGTTTGATTGCCAGCTATTACACATACACACCTCAAGACCAAAGTTAA
- a CDS encoding methyl-accepting chemotaxis protein, which produces MSKHFLTTKDSQFTSQRHLLNNSHQDSGLKKFAQSINKLNSLEVKPSLWQKFANLSIARKQLIVLIASELIAILGLGVVSRYLTTSNLQALSLEQAKSEVAVTDMAYNIKVDQMGFGFRGQSDNTAIIRAAKLNASGQLINPYLKAQVKQILTNEIKARKIEYATLVGKDFKIIVNANADRQGEIFNPDNLVSEVFNYPKQVKASRIVKWSELRRESPPLPSGFRNKNALIRYTVTPVKNPETNVVIGALVSGDIVNGKNSILRSTLTTTAGGYSAVYFRQPTGEFTLATSLAQSESEKLSNLDLPQTGKSLLETALNSAGEAVTARMKIDNQTYTVATKAVPYKIIQADDEPIAIFSKQPVAILVRVTPETALNKLLADSFWVQLFTIILALTIILIWTLIQRRTIIKPIQQLQRTALRYAAGDRAARAEIFSADEVGQLALSFNQLAAKITQQVRQHEDEVKVAKLVDEITGRCRGSLNTQYILNAAVTSVQPVLNADRVIVYKFDENWQGKIIAESLNPEFPVALGAEIADPCFANSYVEKYQKGRVQAIANIYAAGLTDCHLAQLEQFAVKANLVAPILINNKLYGLLIAHQCSRPRQWQELEINLLKQVTIPIGYALEQASLIEKITNASSDAEVVSDEQRQQQQLLQQQILKLLKDIDKASQGDLTVKAEVMSGKIGIIAENFNTIIDNLKAIVVKVQSSTSQVNIAVNENEDAIRQLSEKAFTQDTKINLTLDSVLQIKQDLQSMSENTQKAASFAHTVSFNAQESGTAIDLTMQNIFNLRSTIDDMAKKIKRLGESSQQISHMVSLIDEIGTRANILAFNAELEAARISEDNNSFLVFATELGELAIRCTGATQEIEQIAKNTQRDTQQVVKAMELGTSQVVKGTHLVENVKKSLNQILNVSEQLDKLVQSISQATASQVETSQAVTTLMSEICQVSEITSSFPKISQSLQKTVDIAQELQTNVSIFKIN; this is translated from the coding sequence GTGAGTAAACATTTTTTAACAACAAAAGATAGTCAATTTACTTCACAAAGACATTTGTTGAATAACTCTCATCAAGATTCTGGATTAAAAAAATTTGCACAATCTATCAATAAGCTTAATTCGTTGGAAGTCAAACCTTCTTTATGGCAAAAGTTTGCTAATCTTTCAATTGCTCGCAAACAGTTGATTGTATTGATTGCTTCGGAACTAATAGCAATTTTGGGGCTGGGTGTTGTCAGTAGATATTTAACTACAAGTAATCTTCAAGCTTTGTCACTGGAACAAGCCAAGTCAGAAGTTGCAGTTACAGATATGGCTTACAACATTAAAGTTGATCAAATGGGCTTTGGTTTTCGAGGGCAATCAGATAATACTGCAATTATTAGAGCGGCAAAGCTGAATGCTTCTGGTCAACTTATAAATCCATACTTGAAAGCACAAGTCAAGCAAATTCTGACAAATGAAATCAAAGCAAGAAAAATAGAATATGCTACTCTTGTTGGTAAGGACTTCAAGATTATAGTCAATGCCAACGCTGATCGTCAAGGGGAAATTTTTAATCCCGACAATTTAGTGAGTGAAGTTTTCAACTATCCAAAACAGGTTAAAGCTAGTCGCATTGTCAAATGGTCAGAACTAAGGCGAGAATCGCCACCTCTACCAAGTGGGTTTAGAAATAAAAATGCACTAATTCGTTACACAGTCACACCAGTGAAAAATCCAGAAACAAACGTAGTAATCGGTGCTTTAGTTTCTGGGGATATAGTCAATGGCAAAAACTCAATTTTGAGAAGTACATTGACAACTACTGCTGGTGGCTATAGCGCAGTTTATTTTCGCCAACCAACAGGAGAATTTACCTTAGCAACATCTTTAGCTCAGAGCGAATCGGAGAAACTCTCAAATTTAGACTTACCTCAAACAGGTAAATCGTTACTAGAAACAGCATTAAACTCGGCAGGTGAAGCAGTCACAGCACGGATGAAAATTGACAATCAAACTTACACTGTAGCCACCAAGGCTGTACCCTACAAAATTATCCAAGCAGATGATGAGCCGATTGCTATTTTTAGTAAGCAGCCTGTGGCTATTTTAGTGCGGGTAACTCCAGAAACAGCGTTGAATAAATTGCTTGCAGATAGTTTTTGGGTGCAGTTATTCACGATTATTTTGGCATTAACGATTATCTTGATTTGGACTTTGATTCAGAGACGAACAATTATTAAACCGATTCAGCAGCTACAGCGAACAGCCTTAAGATATGCAGCAGGCGATCGCGCTGCTCGTGCAGAAATTTTTTCAGCTGATGAAGTTGGACAATTGGCTCTCAGTTTCAACCAATTAGCAGCCAAGATTACCCAACAAGTCCGCCAACATGAAGATGAAGTAAAAGTAGCAAAACTAGTTGACGAAATTACTGGGCGTTGTCGTGGCTCACTAAATACTCAGTACATTTTGAATGCTGCTGTGACGAGTGTACAACCAGTTCTCAATGCAGATAGAGTTATTGTCTACAAATTTGATGAAAATTGGCAAGGCAAGATAATTGCTGAATCCTTAAATCCTGAGTTTCCAGTCGCTTTGGGAGCAGAAATAGCCGATCCTTGTTTTGCCAACAGTTATGTAGAAAAGTATCAGAAAGGACGCGTGCAAGCGATCGCAAACATTTATGCAGCTGGTTTGACTGATTGTCACTTAGCTCAGTTGGAACAATTCGCAGTCAAAGCAAATTTAGTTGCACCGATTTTGATTAACAATAAACTTTATGGTTTGCTCATAGCTCATCAATGTTCTCGTCCCCGTCAATGGCAAGAATTAGAAATTAATTTGTTGAAGCAAGTGACAATTCCGATTGGCTATGCTCTAGAGCAAGCATCACTCATCGAAAAAATTACAAATGCCAGTTCTGATGCTGAAGTTGTTTCTGATGAGCAACGCCAACAACAACAATTATTACAACAGCAAATTCTCAAATTGCTTAAAGATATCGATAAAGCATCTCAAGGCGATTTGACAGTTAAGGCAGAAGTGATGTCTGGAAAAATAGGCATTATCGCTGAGAATTTTAACACTATAATCGATAATCTCAAAGCAATTGTGGTTAAAGTACAATCATCTACCTCTCAGGTAAATATAGCTGTTAATGAAAACGAAGATGCAATTCGACAACTATCTGAAAAAGCGTTTACACAAGACACTAAAATTAACCTGACTTTAGATAGCGTTCTTCAAATAAAGCAGGATCTGCAATCAATGTCAGAAAATACTCAAAAAGCTGCCTCCTTCGCTCATACAGTTTCTTTTAATGCTCAAGAAAGCGGAACGGCAATAGATTTGACGATGCAAAACATCTTTAATTTGCGTTCCACAATTGATGATATGGCAAAAAAAATCAAGCGCTTGGGAGAATCTTCACAACAAATTAGCCATATGGTTTCTTTGATTGACGAAATAGGAACGCGAGCCAACATATTAGCATTCAATGCTGAATTAGAAGCTGCCAGAATTAGTGAAGACAATAACAGTTTTTTGGTATTTGCTACAGAGTTAGGCGAACTAGCTATACGATGTACAGGTGCTACCCAAGAAATTGAGCAAATAGCGAAAAACACGCAACGGGATACACAACAAGTCGTCAAAGCGATGGAGTTGGGAACTTCGCAAGTGGTGAAAGGAACGCACCTTGTAGAAAATGTGAAAAAATCCCTAAATCAAATTTTGAATGTATCCGAGCAACTTGATAAGTTAGTGCAATCCATTTCTCAAGCAACAGCATCTCAGGTGGAAACATCCCAAGCAGTCACAACACTTATGTCAGAAATTTGTCAAGTATCAGAAATTACTAGTAGTTTCCCGAAAATTTCTCAATCTTTGCAAAAAACTGTAGACATTGCTCAGGAATTGCAAACAAATGTAAGTATATTCAAAATCAATTAG
- a CDS encoding GAF domain-containing sensor histidine kinase: MVEPENKLFALKDGWASQETKEQQRLKALLELGLRQSETIPVFEEATQTAAHFLDAPISILGFVDQERHWFKSAVGLSRLGIMNQLAQSRQLLRRESFCTQVVETSQMVVITDMRKITDAELQSSKLVRSYGIRAYMGAPLIDASGHCLGSLAVMYLKEHEFSHRDIEFLQIIARWCMSEFERNRLLQPKKESTHNNISHFSFKDEQRSEIRITTPVIEKDCDPTKQLKLELLGQLTQELRTPLTSVLGMASVLGREIYGPLTTKQREYLEIIQHSGRYLLSLVNEISELGAVDESPNVLNLAPMDIEMLCQQAINTLEEAANRREQDIRLSIEPNRSRIWTLDKDKVRQMLYHLVFSVIQLSATGSVVRIHVSNKEDTLNITVWVSHPWLGDGITEVDPYFRLSPLALVELTAEAASYNIQQKNQEQLRSLPLVELDDSNSYEFGVDPNLDLTKPHKSMSRESLGLLLSCHLASLHGGQISIQGSPESGYRYVLSLPLKIATTEKVSEF, encoded by the coding sequence ATGGTAGAGCCGGAAAACAAGTTGTTTGCCCTCAAAGATGGTTGGGCTTCCCAGGAAACAAAAGAACAACAACGACTAAAAGCATTGTTGGAACTAGGTTTGCGGCAATCAGAAACGATTCCTGTTTTTGAAGAAGCGACTCAAACAGCTGCCCACTTTTTGGATGCCCCAATTTCCATATTGGGATTTGTCGATCAAGAACGTCATTGGTTCAAGTCAGCGGTAGGCTTATCCAGGCTGGGAATCATGAATCAGCTGGCGCAAAGTCGTCAACTGTTACGCCGGGAATCGTTTTGCACCCAGGTGGTAGAGACTTCGCAAATGGTGGTTATCACTGATATGCGAAAAATCACGGATGCAGAACTGCAAAGTAGCAAATTGGTGCGCTCTTATGGCATTCGCGCTTACATGGGGGCACCGCTAATTGATGCTTCCGGGCATTGTCTGGGTTCGCTGGCAGTCATGTATCTCAAAGAACACGAATTTTCCCATCGAGATATTGAGTTTCTACAAATCATAGCTCGTTGGTGCATGAGTGAATTTGAGCGCAATCGACTTTTGCAACCAAAAAAAGAAAGCACTCATAATAACATTTCTCATTTCTCATTTAAGGATGAGCAGCGCAGCGAAATCAGAATCACCACACCCGTAATAGAAAAAGACTGCGATCCTACCAAGCAACTGAAGCTGGAACTATTGGGGCAGCTAACTCAGGAGTTGCGTACACCGTTGACATCTGTGTTAGGTATGGCTAGTGTTTTGGGACGTGAGATTTATGGACCTTTGACGACTAAGCAAAGAGAATATCTAGAGATTATTCAACACAGTGGTCGATACTTGCTTTCGTTGGTAAATGAAATTAGCGAACTCGGAGCAGTGGATGAAAGCCCGAATGTGTTGAATCTAGCTCCTATGGATATTGAAATGCTGTGTCAACAAGCTATTAATACTTTAGAAGAAGCAGCCAACCGGAGAGAGCAAGATATTCGCTTGTCGATAGAACCAAACCGCAGTCGCATTTGGACTTTGGATAAAGACAAGGTGCGACAAATGCTTTATCACCTGGTTTTCAGCGTGATTCAACTTTCTGCTACAGGTAGCGTTGTTCGCATTCATGTTTCTAACAAGGAAGATACACTCAACATTACTGTCTGGGTATCGCATCCCTGGTTGGGAGACGGTATAACCGAGGTCGATCCTTATTTTCGTCTAAGTCCACTAGCATTGGTGGAACTGACTGCTGAGGCTGCAAGCTACAATATTCAACAGAAAAATCAAGAGCAACTAAGGAGTTTGCCATTAGTAGAGTTGGATGATTCAAATTCATACGAATTCGGTGTTGATCCCAACTTAGATTTAACTAAGCCGCATAAAAGCATGTCTCGCGAAAGTTTGGGTCTGTTGCTTAGTTGTCATCTGGCTTCTTTGCATGGTGGGCAAATTTCGATTCAAGGTTCACCAGAATCAGGATACCGCTATGTGCTTTCTTTACCATTAAAAATAGCGACAACAGAAAAAGTTAGCGAGTTCTGA
- a CDS encoding DegT/DnrJ/EryC1/StrS family aminotransferase produces the protein MTIRIPFVDLKIQHQSMKTQLQQAMQAVFEKGDFILGQALKDFETAFAAESGTKYGIGVASGTDAIALGLQACNIGVGHEVILPANTFVATLIAVLRAGAKPVFVDCDPKTALIDLEAAARAITPHTKAIIPVHLYGQMVSPQQLLDFADRYKVLIFEDAAQAHLAERDGYRAGSVGIAAAFSFYPSKNLGAFGDGGILLTKDADVAQKMTRLRNYGASSKYYHTEAGTNSRLDTMQAAVLLEKLPYLPNWNSDRLNIAQQYDAELAPLNRLGIIPIQNQSGTGHVYHLYVIKIDDSCLLERQQIQEQLAAVGIQTGIHYPIPCHLQPAFTDLGYQIGDFPEAEKQAKQILSLPMYPGLSHSQVKEVVAALASILSGEEQQLLCI, from the coding sequence ATGACAATTAGAATTCCTTTTGTAGACCTGAAGATACAACACCAATCGATGAAAACTCAATTGCAGCAAGCAATGCAGGCTGTATTTGAAAAGGGAGATTTTATTTTAGGGCAAGCCTTGAAAGATTTTGAGACAGCATTTGCAGCAGAGTCTGGGACAAAATACGGTATTGGTGTTGCTTCCGGAACCGATGCGATCGCTCTCGGCTTGCAAGCTTGTAATATTGGTGTCGGACATGAAGTAATTTTGCCAGCAAACACCTTTGTCGCCACCCTAATTGCCGTGCTACGTGCGGGGGCAAAACCGGTTTTTGTAGATTGCGATCCCAAAACAGCCTTAATTGATTTAGAAGCGGCAGCAAGAGCAATTACGCCGCATACCAAAGCGATTATCCCCGTGCATCTTTATGGACAAATGGTATCGCCACAGCAGTTGTTAGACTTTGCCGATAGATACAAAGTGCTAATTTTTGAAGATGCAGCACAAGCGCATTTAGCCGAACGCGATGGATATCGCGCCGGTTCAGTGGGGATAGCAGCAGCATTTAGTTTTTATCCGAGTAAAAATTTAGGCGCATTTGGGGATGGGGGAATACTGCTAACAAAAGATGCAGATGTTGCCCAGAAAATGACACGCTTGCGGAATTACGGCGCATCCTCGAAGTATTATCATACCGAAGCGGGTACGAATAGCCGTTTGGATACCATGCAAGCGGCAGTGTTGCTAGAGAAACTACCATACTTGCCGAATTGGAATAGCGATCGCCTAAACATTGCCCAACAGTATGATGCTGAATTAGCACCCTTAAATCGGCTAGGCATCATCCCCATACAAAACCAAAGTGGTACAGGACACGTTTATCACCTTTATGTCATCAAAATCGATGATTCTTGTCTGCTTGAACGCCAACAAATCCAGGAACAACTCGCAGCAGTAGGAATTCAAACAGGCATTCACTATCCAATTCCCTGCCATCTCCAGCCGGCATTTACCGACTTAGGTTATCAAATCGGAGACTTTCCCGAAGCAGAAAAGCAGGCAAAGCAAATCTTATCATTACCCATGTACCCAGGCTTAAGCCATAGCCAAGTCAAAGAAGTTGTAGCAGCCTTGGCATCAATCCTCAGTGGCGAAGAACAACAGTTGTTGTGCATTTAA